Proteins from one Telopea speciosissima isolate NSW1024214 ecotype Mountain lineage chromosome 1, Tspe_v1, whole genome shotgun sequence genomic window:
- the LOC122642228 gene encoding probable RNA-binding protein ARP1 translates to MTMSNNNNNNNNSMGQFGDTTLTKVFVGGLAWETQKETMREHFEKYGEILEAVIIADKITGRSKGYGFVTFKEAEAAKKACEDATPVINGRRSNCNLASLGARRPRSNPSSTPPLQLQGSNAGARSTSSTPATQVQWYYPAGTLASPYHHHHQAVPYYGYSPAYIAADYGYNPKLSYTGGAYVNGAHFSYGPGGGQRMLNSNSVMPVYPFYHFHQSQTMGVPTHMYPPTTAGPITTVPTLISKPPSIAPNAVCLAVE, encoded by the exons atgACGATGagtaacaacaacaacaacaacaacaacagtatGGGGCAGTTCGGGGATACGACACTGACGAAGGTGTTCGTAGGGGGATTGGCATGGGAGACTCAGAAGGAGACCATGAGAGAGCACTTCGAGAAGTACGGCGAGATCCTGGAGGCAGTTATCATCGCCGACAAGATCACCGGTCGCTCCAAGGGCTATGGATTC GTGACGTTCAAGGAAGCTGAAGCCGCGAAGAAGGCGTGCGAGGACGCGACACCGGTGATCAACGGCCGCCGATCCAACTGCAACTTGGCTTCGCTTGGGGCTCGTCGCCCCAGGTCCAACCCTTCCTCCACTCCACCCCTGCAACTACaag GATCTAACGCTGGAGCAAGGTCCACGTCATCAACACCTGCGACTCAAGTGCAGTGGTACTACCCTGCGGGCACACTGGCTTCTCcctaccaccatcaccatcaagCCGTTCCTTACTACGG GTACTCTCCCGCTTACATCGCCGCAGATTATGGCTACAATCCG AAACTAAGCTACACGGGAGGTGCGTACGTGAATGGGGCTCACTTTTCATATGGACCTGGGGGAGGACAACGGATGTTGAACTCCAACAGTGTGATGCCGGTGTATCCTTTCTACCACTTCCATCAATCGCAGACAATGGGAGTACCTACTCACATGTACCCACCCACGACAGCTGGCCCCATCACGACCGTCCCTACTCTCATATCCAAGCCTCCTTCCATTGCTCCTAATGCAG TTTGTTTGGCTGTGGAATAG